A genomic region of Zalophus californianus isolate mZalCal1 chromosome 1, mZalCal1.pri.v2, whole genome shotgun sequence contains the following coding sequences:
- the NR1I2 gene encoding nuclear receptor subfamily 1 group I member 2 isoform X4, with protein MSDAAVEQRRALIRRKKRERMGIQPLGTKGLTEEQWTMIRELMDAQMKTFDTTFSNFKNFRLPEVPSSGREVPESLQTPVGQEAAKWSQIRADLCSLKVSLRLCREDGSVWNYRPHADSSGREIFSLLPHMADMSTYMFKGIINFAKFISHFRDLPIEDQISLLKGATFELCQLRFNTVFNAETGTWECGRLSYCLEDPAGGFQQLLLEPVLKFHYRLKKLQLHKEEYVLMQAISLFSPDRPGVVQRSVVDQLQERFAIALKAYIECSRPQPAHRFLFLKIMAMLTELRSINAQHTQRLLRIQDIHPFASPLMRELFGITDG; from the exons ATGTCGGACGCGGCCGTGGAGCAGAGGCGGGCTTTGatcaggaggaagaagagagaacgGATGGGCATTCAGCCCCTGGGAACCAAGGGGCTGACTGAAGAGCAGTGGACAATGATCAGAGAGCTGATGGATGCTCAGATGAAAACCTTCGACACCACCTTCTCCAATTTCAAGAATTTCCGG CTGCCAGAAGTGCCCAGCAGTGGTCGCGAGGTTCCGGAATCTCTGCAGACTCCAGTGGGGCAAGAAGCTGCCAAGTGGAGCCAGATCAGGGCAGACCTGTGCTCGCTGAAGGTCTCTCTGCGGCTGTGCCGGGAGGACGGCAGTGTCTGGAACTACAGACCCCACGCTGACAGCAGCGGGAGAGAGATCTTTTCCCTGCTGCCCCACATGGCTGACATGTCAACCTACATGTTCAAAGGCATCATCAACTTTGCCAAATTCATCTCCCACTTCAG GGACTTGCCCATCGAGGACCAGATCTCCTTGCTAAAGGGGGCCACCTTTGAGCTGTGCCAGCTGAGATTCAACACGGTGTTCAATGCCGAGACGGGAACCTGGGAGTGTGGCCGGCTGTCCTACTGCTTGGAAGACCCTGCAG GTGGCTTCCAGCAGCTTCTCCTGGAGCCCGTGCTGAAGTTCCACTACAGGCTGAAGAAGCTGCAGCTGCATAAGGAGGAGTATGTGCTGATGCAGGccatctctcttttctccccag acCGCCCAGGTGTGGTGCAGCGTAGCGTGGTGGACCAGCTGCAGGAGAGATTTGCCATCGCCCTGAAGGCCTACATTGAGTGCAGTCGGCCCCAGCCTGCCCACCG GTTCCTGTTCCTGAAGATCATGGCCATGCTCACCGAGCTTCGCAGCATCAATGCCCAGCACACCCAGAGGCTGCTGCGCATCCAGGACATACACCCCTTCGCTAGCCCCCTCATGCGGGAGTTGTTTGGCATCACAGATGGCTGA